A region from the Bacteroidota bacterium genome encodes:
- the gmk gene encoding guanylate kinase — MTGKIVVFCAPSGAGKTTIARAVQKAIPSLHFSVSATTRPARPMEADGVDYFFLTRDQFMKRVSDQEFIEWEEVFGNLYGTLLSHVRDMIDQGMHVILDIDVKGGLNIKKQFQHRALTIFIEPPDLEVLIARLKARNTESEESLRRRLDRVPMEMELGKQFDVRVVNDQLETAIADCTRIISQFLEKE, encoded by the coding sequence ATGACCGGAAAAATTGTTGTGTTCTGTGCCCCGAGCGGGGCCGGAAAGACCACGATAGCCCGGGCGGTTCAGAAAGCCATTCCGTCCTTGCATTTTTCCGTCTCGGCAACCACACGTCCTGCCCGTCCCATGGAAGCGGATGGAGTTGATTATTTTTTTCTGACCCGTGATCAGTTCATGAAACGGGTATCAGATCAGGAATTTATTGAATGGGAAGAAGTTTTCGGCAATCTGTACGGGACGCTTCTTTCACATGTGCGCGACATGATCGATCAGGGAATGCACGTCATTCTCGATATTGATGTCAAGGGTGGGCTGAATATCAAGAAACAGTTTCAGCACCGGGCCCTCACCATTTTTATTGAACCTCCCGATCTGGAGGTGTTAATTGCCAGGTTAAAAGCCCGGAATACTGAAAGTGAAGAGTCACTCCGCCGGCGACTGGATCGGGTTCCCATGGAAATGGAACTGGGTAAACAATTTGACGTCAGGGTCGTCAATGATCAACTGGAAACAGCCATTGCTGATTGTACCAGGATCATCAGCCAATTTTTAGAAAAAGAATAG
- the dnaB gene encoding replicative DNA helicase produces MSDSKQAGVGKKTARGSLSSFAKDLPDVVNGRIPPQAPEVEQAVLGAILIDPDAFFKAVDLINDDCFYRPAHKIIMATITQMVERNEAIDLVTVSEELRRRDQLEAVGGAAYLAGLTAQVSSSANIEYHSRIVLEKYILRRIIGIGSELSTNAFEEEDDAFDLLDKAEQELFKISAERLRKSAVPINDLLHKAINRLQQIQESSDGISGIPTGFVEMDRMTGGFQKSDLIIIAARPSMGKTAFAMSIAQNTALKFKKAVLVFSLEMSGVSLIERMLFSTARVDAQRARTGRLNDSEWIKVVKAAGELDKAAIYIDDTPGLTVMEIRAKARRLKYEKNIDMIVVDYLQFVHGPKNSASREQEISSISRALKNLAKELDVPVVALAQLSRQVETRSPKRPILSDLRESGAIEQDADVVMFIYRPEYYGDKEVEGGGDVEGAAEIIIGKQRNGATGTVVLQFVKQFAAFENRFIDYGDRPPLPEAHSEAPINPADFGIPPEGPVPF; encoded by the coding sequence ATGAGTGACTCCAAACAAGCCGGGGTTGGAAAGAAAACAGCCCGGGGTTCCTTGTCTTCCTTTGCAAAAGACCTTCCGGATGTGGTGAATGGCCGCATTCCCCCGCAGGCCCCCGAGGTGGAACAAGCCGTACTGGGTGCTATCCTGATTGATCCGGATGCGTTTTTCAAAGCCGTTGATCTGATCAATGACGACTGTTTTTACCGGCCGGCCCACAAAATTATCATGGCCACCATCACACAGATGGTTGAACGTAATGAGGCCATTGATCTGGTAACGGTATCAGAAGAGTTGCGCCGGCGGGATCAACTGGAAGCCGTAGGCGGAGCAGCCTACCTGGCCGGACTGACGGCACAGGTTTCCTCTTCGGCCAATATCGAATACCACTCGCGGATCGTACTCGAAAAGTATATTCTCCGCCGGATCATTGGCATCGGATCAGAACTTTCCACCAATGCATTTGAAGAAGAGGATGACGCTTTTGATCTGCTCGATAAAGCCGAGCAGGAGTTATTCAAAATCAGTGCTGAACGCCTGCGGAAAAGTGCCGTTCCCATCAATGATCTGCTTCATAAAGCGATCAACCGTTTACAACAGATTCAGGAATCCAGTGACGGGATCAGTGGAATTCCCACCGGATTTGTTGAAATGGACCGCATGACCGGCGGATTTCAGAAATCGGATCTGATCATCATTGCTGCGCGGCCTTCCATGGGCAAGACTGCATTTGCCATGAGTATTGCTCAGAACACCGCACTGAAGTTTAAAAAGGCGGTGTTGGTTTTCTCCCTCGAAATGTCTGGTGTCTCACTGATTGAACGGATGTTGTTTTCAACCGCACGGGTCGATGCCCAACGGGCCCGGACCGGTCGGCTGAATGATTCTGAATGGATCAAGGTGGTGAAAGCGGCAGGGGAACTGGATAAAGCTGCTATTTATATCGATGACACTCCCGGTCTGACGGTGATGGAAATCCGTGCGAAGGCCCGCCGTCTGAAATACGAAAAAAATATCGACATGATTGTGGTCGATTACCTTCAGTTTGTACACGGACCCAAAAATTCGGCATCCCGTGAACAGGAAATTTCATCCATCAGCCGGGCATTGAAAAACCTGGCAAAGGAATTGGATGTGCCTGTGGTCGCTCTGGCCCAGTTATCTAGACAGGTCGAGACCAGAAGTCCGAAACGGCCAATTCTCTCGGACCTGCGTGAGTCGGGTGCCATCGAGCAGGATGCCGATGTGGTGATGTTTATCTACCGACCCGAGTATTACGGCGATAAGGAAGTTGAAGGTGGCGGTGACGTGGAAGGTGCGGCTGAAATCATTATCGGGAAACAACGGAATGGAGCCACCGGAACAGTCGTTCTGCAGTTTGTGAAGCAGTTTGCGGCCTTTGAAAACCGGTTTATTGATTACGGAGACAGGCCTCCGCTACCGGAAGCCCACTCCGAGGCACCAATCAACCCGGCCGATTTCGGAATTCCTCCCGAGGGCCCGGTCCCGTTCTGA
- a CDS encoding DNA-directed RNA polymerase subunit omega, with translation MPINPVDTDKLIGSNTNIYEAINVLAKRARHINDEIRAELHDKLSLFSELVESEEENEVNVEQARISIEYEMKNKPTVQSIIEKSDKDFEFHYKS, from the coding sequence ATGCCAATCAATCCGGTTGATACCGATAAGTTAATTGGGTCGAATACCAATATCTATGAAGCCATCAATGTTCTGGCCAAACGTGCCCGTCACATCAATGATGAAATCAGAGCAGAGCTTCATGATAAACTTTCTCTTTTCAGTGAGTTGGTTGAAAGCGAAGAAGAGAATGAAGTAAATGTTGAGCAGGCGCGTATCAGCATTGAATATGAAATGAAAAACAAGCCAACTGTTCAATCCATTATCGAAAAATCAGATAAAGATTTCGAATTTCACTATAAGTCGTGA
- a CDS encoding uracil-DNA glycosylase yields MENWTPEELRKLFAISKDWLTQQEELFGSTLPAATEENTPAVISEKQASLTAFQQQIAGCLSCKLGTGRKNLVFGSGNADARLMVIGEGPGADEDESGYPFVGRAGQLLTAILKAIQFSRQDVYIANIVKCRPPKNRAPEPDEVSSCMNHLNRQIEIIQPKIILALGSTAATSLLGKGTSLGDFRGKVHQYKGIPVVVTYHPAALLRDPNRKPATWEDVKFLRKLYDSAAG; encoded by the coding sequence ATGGAAAACTGGACCCCGGAAGAACTCAGAAAATTATTTGCAATCAGCAAAGACTGGCTGACCCAGCAGGAAGAATTGTTCGGATCCACACTGCCTGCGGCAACAGAGGAAAACACTCCGGCAGTGATCAGTGAAAAACAGGCCAGTCTGACAGCATTCCAGCAGCAGATTGCAGGTTGCCTGTCCTGTAAACTGGGGACTGGCAGGAAAAATCTGGTTTTCGGAAGTGGCAATGCCGATGCCCGCCTGATGGTGATAGGTGAGGGCCCGGGAGCCGATGAAGATGAAAGCGGTTATCCGTTTGTAGGCAGAGCAGGGCAATTACTGACTGCCATTCTCAAAGCCATTCAGTTTTCGCGTCAGGATGTTTACATTGCAAACATTGTAAAATGCCGGCCTCCCAAAAACCGTGCTCCTGAACCGGATGAAGTTTCTTCCTGTATGAATCATCTGAACCGTCAGATTGAAATCATTCAACCTAAAATTATATTAGCACTCGGATCCACGGCCGCAACCAGCCTGTTAGGAAAAGGGACTTCACTTGGTGATTTCAGAGGGAAAGTGCACCAATACAAAGGAATTCCGGTGGTTGTAACTTACCACCCTGCCGCTCTGCTCCGGGATCCGAACCGGAAACCTGCCACCTGGGAGGATGTGAAATTCCTCCGTAAACTGTACGATTCAGCCGCCGGCTGA
- the coaBC gene encoding bifunctional phosphopantothenoylcysteine decarboxylase/phosphopantothenate--cysteine ligase CoaBC, whose amino-acid sequence MSSLTGKKILLGVTGGIAAYKTPELVRLLKKTGADVHVVMTPAATRFVSPLTLGTVSEHPVLESVFPDNRDGSWTVHVHLARSADAMLIAPATANTLAKLATGMADTMLGALYLSLPATTPVFLAPSMDSDMWQHRATQDNLSLLKQRGAQIISPAEGALASGLSGPGRLPEPAELVEVLSGHFSTNRPLEGKQVVISAGPTREAIDPVRFISNHSSGKMGYALAEAARLAGAQVTLVSGPVALNPPDGVHLIRVETALEMKDAMESVFDKADLVLMAAAVADYRVESPSSKKIKRELTNDPVLKLIPNPDILKGLGQKKTNQFLVGFALETDDDVANARQKLISKHLDLVILNNPRVPGAGFNTDTNEVTLITHDDTQVISLAPKSVVARDILAYCTRKMKA is encoded by the coding sequence GTGAGTTCACTGACCGGGAAAAAGATTCTTCTGGGTGTAACGGGCGGCATTGCTGCATATAAAACACCAGAACTTGTCAGACTGCTGAAAAAGACGGGGGCAGACGTCCATGTGGTCATGACTCCTGCTGCCACCCGGTTTGTTTCCCCATTGACTCTTGGAACCGTTTCGGAACATCCGGTTCTGGAATCGGTTTTTCCTGATAACCGTGATGGCAGCTGGACGGTTCATGTCCATCTGGCCCGATCGGCAGACGCCATGCTCATTGCCCCGGCAACAGCAAACACGCTGGCAAAACTGGCAACCGGAATGGCTGATACCATGCTCGGGGCGCTGTACCTTTCCTTACCTGCAACCACACCGGTTTTTCTTGCTCCATCCATGGATTCTGACATGTGGCAGCATCGGGCGACACAGGACAATCTTTCTCTGTTAAAACAGCGCGGTGCACAGATCATATCACCGGCTGAAGGGGCCCTCGCCAGCGGTCTGTCGGGTCCGGGACGGTTGCCTGAACCTGCTGAACTGGTCGAGGTTTTATCCGGACACTTTTCCACGAACCGTCCTCTTGAAGGCAAGCAGGTTGTGATTTCAGCCGGACCGACCCGTGAAGCCATTGATCCTGTGCGTTTCATTTCAAATCATTCCAGTGGAAAAATGGGGTATGCCCTTGCCGAAGCTGCCCGTCTGGCCGGAGCTCAGGTGACGCTCGTCAGCGGCCCGGTTGCACTGAATCCTCCCGACGGTGTTCACCTCATCCGGGTGGAAACAGCTCTGGAAATGAAGGACGCCATGGAATCGGTGTTCGACAAGGCAGATCTGGTTCTGATGGCCGCCGCGGTTGCCGATTACCGCGTTGAAAGTCCATCCTCAAAAAAGATTAAACGTGAACTCACGAATGATCCCGTTCTGAAACTGATTCCGAATCCGGATATTCTGAAAGGATTGGGTCAGAAAAAAACTAACCAGTTTTTGGTTGGTTTTGCACTGGAAACCGATGACGATGTAGCGAATGCCCGTCAGAAGCTGATATCGAAACATCTGGATCTGGTCATTTTAAACAACCCGCGGGTCCCCGGTGCCGGTTTCAATACCGATACCAATGAAGTAACCCTGATCACCCACGATGATACACAGGTGATTTCGCTTGCACCCAAATCGGTAGTGGCAAGGGACATTCTGGCCTATTGTACCCGGAAAATGAAAGCCTGA
- a CDS encoding starch-binding protein, with translation MTRTFFLLLFFLLPFSSTAQQIPSERKQANPPIYIAFLWHMHQPIYWPYESIVQTESRGAYSYSVYSIHNSRSGPYTTWPWNAVQKGISAGLGHFGAQVSFSGSLIENLNNLKTAGQTNFSNWTSSWVTGKAAQTSLGNPRLDMIGFGYHHPLMGLIRYEDIRRQIAAHRDLTVATFGGSYSKGIFPPENAFANRMIPALADEGIEWVLVDNIHFDRAAANYPWNKGGSVVEPNPADQLNADPGDWVQLNGLWAPTKTSARWGRQPRYVSYTDPATGVTSKIIAVPTDRYMGNEDGRGGFGALNYESVMSQIESYNTDPDHPILIVLHHDGDNFGGGTESYYGSNFQSFVDWVKSNSSRFVCTTVQDYLEQFPPNPDDVIHIEAGSWAGADAGDPEFKKWLGDPSGGYSPDWNSWASITYAQNLVSTADQQAPGSPSAQNGWKYLMNAQASDYWYWDGTEMWDSHPTRGANLAVESVLPVISEQSDLTPPTIFVPQREPYNPGGMEWEKIQPKTFTVTTLVADFSGVESVVLKVRQDLDGKNGSSTQNETYAGGSEVGDWISLPMVSTTRVSQTDPLPLGQATYYEASVTGYENALLDYYVEATDKKGHVARSPILHVWVDDGETDPNPVDGPVTISPAEPTINDTITIQVKKATIGGKLHWGVNNAGSNWQKPDQVYWPEGSALFGGTGPAVQSPFSGPVDSVLTIKIGPFNHSNQKVYRVAFVLNYNNGTWDNNGGKDFGFEVSGNDTGTDSLVVHFYKPVNWGSAWCYYWNSAGGPGPGWPGTAMTSEGEGWYRFVIKNTTQANLIFSDNGSKQTADLFRSSEGWYYNGAWYNSKPVVVSASSETPLSFSLGNPWPNPFNPTARIPVTLPTSQKIRLEVYDLLGKQAMVLANGVYPRGKYEFGIRATGLASGMYIVRLTGAEGIRTQRLVLAR, from the coding sequence ATGACTCGGACCTTTTTTTTGCTGCTTTTCTTCCTGCTTCCCTTTTCATCAACTGCACAGCAGATCCCATCTGAACGTAAACAAGCCAACCCTCCCATTTACATTGCTTTCTTATGGCACATGCACCAACCAATTTACTGGCCGTATGAATCGATTGTTCAGACCGAATCGCGCGGAGCCTACAGTTATTCTGTCTATTCAATTCACAACAGCCGCTCCGGACCTTACACCACCTGGCCTTGGAATGCCGTTCAGAAGGGTATTTCGGCCGGCCTCGGTCATTTTGGAGCTCAGGTCAGTTTTTCTGGTAGTCTGATTGAGAACCTGAACAATCTGAAAACGGCCGGACAAACCAACTTTTCCAATTGGACCAGTTCATGGGTGACTGGTAAAGCTGCACAAACCAGTCTCGGGAATCCGAGACTCGACATGATCGGATTTGGTTACCATCACCCGCTGATGGGACTGATCCGGTACGAGGATATCCGCAGACAGATTGCTGCCCATCGGGATTTAACGGTTGCTACGTTTGGAGGGTCGTATTCCAAGGGTATTTTCCCGCCCGAAAATGCCTTTGCCAACCGAATGATCCCAGCGTTGGCCGATGAAGGAATCGAATGGGTTCTGGTGGATAACATCCACTTTGATCGTGCTGCAGCAAATTATCCGTGGAACAAGGGCGGCAGTGTGGTCGAACCGAATCCGGCCGACCAGTTAAACGCCGATCCGGGTGACTGGGTTCAATTAAACGGCTTGTGGGCTCCGACCAAAACTTCCGCCCGTTGGGGTCGTCAGCCGAGATATGTTTCCTACACGGATCCGGCAACCGGTGTAACCTCCAAAATAATTGCCGTTCCCACCGACCGGTACATGGGAAATGAAGATGGAAGAGGAGGTTTCGGCGCCCTGAATTATGAATCGGTCATGAGCCAGATCGAATCTTATAACACCGACCCCGATCACCCGATTCTGATCGTGCTTCATCATGACGGAGACAATTTTGGCGGAGGAACGGAAAGCTATTATGGCAGCAATTTTCAGAGTTTTGTCGATTGGGTTAAATCGAACTCCAGCCGGTTTGTCTGTACCACTGTTCAGGATTATCTGGAACAATTTCCACCCAATCCCGATGACGTTATACATATTGAAGCCGGAAGCTGGGCCGGGGCCGATGCCGGTGACCCAGAGTTTAAAAAGTGGCTCGGAGATCCTTCAGGTGGTTACAGTCCCGATTGGAACAGCTGGGCATCCATCACTTATGCTCAAAACCTGGTCAGCACTGCCGATCAGCAGGCTCCTGGTTCTCCTTCAGCTCAGAATGGATGGAAATACCTGATGAACGCACAGGCCAGCGATTACTGGTACTGGGATGGAACGGAAATGTGGGATTCCCACCCGACCCGCGGCGCCAATCTGGCCGTCGAATCGGTGCTTCCGGTGATTTCTGAGCAGTCTGACCTGACCCCGCCAACCATCTTTGTTCCCCAGCGTGAACCGTACAATCCGGGTGGAATGGAATGGGAAAAGATCCAGCCAAAGACTTTTACTGTGACAACTCTGGTGGCCGACTTCAGCGGTGTGGAATCGGTCGTATTAAAGGTGCGCCAGGATCTTGATGGTAAAAACGGATCTTCAACCCAAAATGAAACCTACGCCGGTGGGTCTGAAGTGGGTGACTGGATTTCCCTGCCAATGGTTTCCACGACCAGGGTTTCACAAACCGATCCCTTGCCACTCGGGCAGGCGACCTATTATGAGGCAAGTGTAACCGGGTATGAGAATGCCCTTCTCGACTACTACGTGGAAGCGACAGATAAAAAAGGTCATGTTGCCAGGTCTCCCATTCTTCATGTCTGGGTGGATGATGGTGAAACCGACCCGAATCCGGTTGATGGCCCGGTGACCATTTCGCCCGCCGAGCCGACTATTAATGACACGATTACCATTCAGGTGAAAAAGGCAACCATTGGAGGCAAACTGCATTGGGGTGTCAACAACGCCGGCAGTAACTGGCAAAAACCCGATCAGGTGTATTGGCCGGAAGGGTCTGCACTGTTTGGAGGCACAGGACCAGCGGTTCAGTCTCCCTTCAGCGGTCCTGTCGATTCTGTCCTGACCATCAAAATCGGTCCATTTAATCATTCCAATCAGAAAGTGTACCGCGTTGCCTTTGTTTTAAACTACAACAACGGAACCTGGGATAACAACGGCGGTAAGGATTTTGGGTTTGAAGTGTCAGGAAACGACACTGGCACCGACAGCCTGGTGGTTCATTTTTATAAACCGGTCAACTGGGGCTCAGCGTGGTGTTACTACTGGAATTCGGCAGGTGGACCCGGACCAGGCTGGCCCGGAACTGCCATGACATCGGAAGGAGAAGGCTGGTACCGGTTTGTTATTAAGAACACCACTCAGGCCAACCTGATATTCAGTGACAATGGCAGCAAGCAGACTGCCGATCTCTTCCGAAGCTCTGAAGGCTGGTATTACAATGGGGCCTGGTACAACAGTAAACCGGTGGTTGTTTCTGCCTCGAGCGAAACACCGCTGTCTTTCTCACTGGGCAACCCATGGCCCAATCCTTTTAATCCGACTGCCAGGATTCCCGTGACCCTTCCCACCAGTCAGAAAATACGGCTGGAAGTATACGATTTGCTTGGTAAACAGGCAATGGTTCTGGCAAACGGCGTGTATCCGCGTGGGAAATATGAGTTCGGAATCAGGGCCACCGGTCTGGCATCAGGAATGTATATCGTCCGGCTGACCGGAGCAGAGGGAATCAGGACTCAGCGATTGGTTTTAGCCCGCTGA
- a CDS encoding YicC family protein, with translation MLESMTGFGTGTHWSDGINAMVEIRSLNNRFVELNSRLPKSIQNREAEIKDILRRELQRGKIQLTVVIERESSPETALTVDEQALSSVLSTLEKVREKAGIQEPIRMDHLLRFSEIFKAPETGDSGEPEWRAVQPALLQAISRLKEMRKREGETLTGDLRSRIESIGSISEQVRVLTDERLPVERQKLHDRVAQLIGEEKINPDRLELEIVLLADRMDITEEQVRLKSHLAYFLTALDGHESVGRKLNFLVQEINREINTIGSKSASADISQLVVLMKEELERIREQLQNLE, from the coding sequence ATGCTTGAATCAATGACCGGATTTGGGACCGGAACACACTGGTCCGATGGAATCAATGCCATGGTTGAAATCCGGTCGCTGAATAACCGGTTTGTTGAACTGAACAGCCGGTTGCCGAAATCCATTCAAAACCGTGAAGCAGAAATAAAGGATATTCTCCGCCGGGAACTTCAGCGCGGTAAAATTCAGCTGACCGTGGTGATTGAGCGGGAATCCTCACCTGAAACGGCACTGACGGTTGATGAACAGGCCTTGTCGTCGGTCTTGTCAACGCTTGAAAAAGTCAGGGAAAAGGCGGGAATTCAGGAACCCATCCGGATGGATCACCTGCTGCGGTTCAGTGAAATTTTTAAAGCACCCGAAACCGGAGATTCCGGTGAGCCGGAATGGAGAGCCGTTCAGCCTGCGTTGCTGCAGGCCATCTCCCGGCTGAAAGAAATGAGAAAACGGGAAGGGGAGACCCTGACCGGTGATCTGCGTTCACGCATTGAGTCGATTGGGTCTATTTCCGAGCAGGTCAGGGTGCTCACTGATGAGCGCCTGCCTGTTGAAAGACAAAAGCTGCATGATCGGGTGGCCCAATTGATTGGTGAGGAAAAAATCAATCCGGACCGTCTTGAACTTGAAATTGTATTGTTGGCCGACCGGATGGATATAACCGAAGAACAGGTACGGTTAAAAAGCCACCTGGCCTATTTCCTGACGGCCCTTGATGGTCATGAATCGGTGGGAAGAAAACTGAACTTCCTTGTGCAGGAAATAAACCGGGAGATCAATACCATCGGATCTAAGTCGGCCAGTGCCGATATTTCCCAATTGGTGGTCTTGATGAAGGAAGAGCTCGAGCGAATCAGAGAACAACTGCAGAATCTGGAGTGA